The genomic stretch TATACTGAATTTTCATTTTTTCTAATTTTTTAACTATTTTATCTCTCACAATAACATGAAGCTGCTCCTTCTCATCATCTGTCAAATTAGAAACATCTATTAAAGAATGGATATGCACATATACTGATAATCCTGAATTTAATATTAAATTTTTAATAAAAACTTTATGTGTATTAAGCAAAGTAACAGGAACAATTGGAGAATTTGTTCTTAAAGCCAAATTAACAGAACCTCTTTTAAAATCTTTTGTTTTTCCACCTCTATTTCTGGTTCCTTCAGGAAAAATTCCAATAGCTCCACCCTCTTTAATAATTTTAGTCGCCTTTTGTTGAGTAACAGCAGAAGATCTTATACTGCTTCTATTGACAAAAATAGCTCCCATAGAAAGTAATATAAAATTAACTAAAGGAATACTTAAAAGCGATCTCTTAGCAACTATTACAAAAGGCCTTATAAAAACATAAATTAAAAAAATAGGATCCATTGACGCAATATGATTTGCAATAATTACCACACCACCATCTTTGTTCAAACAACAATCATCATCTTTTGTAATAACAACCTTAATTCCAGACAACCATAAACAAGTCTTAATAGCAAATCTAATCAATACAAAAATAAATTTTATAAAAGCATTTTCAAATCTAAATATCTTAAAAACTAAAAATACAAAAAATAAAACAGTAAAAAACAATACAAAGAAAAAAAAACTAATATAAGTAATAATACTCCTTAATATTTTCATATGGTTTTTACCCTAATTTCTCTATTCTCTCAAGTTTTAATTTTTGCCTTTTTAGCAAACTTACTTCATCTTTTAAAATCTTAATAGGATGAAGAATAATAGTAGAAAATTTTTGATTATTAACTATTCTCTCACTATACTCAACAATAAAAGACTCACTTACCTTATTCTCATCCATGCTAATTTCATATTCAAGAACTAAATTATTATTTAAATTAAAAACATTAAAAATTCCATAATAAATATTATCTTTAACAATATAAGTAAGACTAGGATAAGAAAAATCATAAATAACATCTTTATAAACATAATTACCATTTGGAATAAACAAAAATTTTTGATCATCATTCTCTAAAACAGAATTATTAAATCGTTTAAAAATACCTGAGAACCCATACTTATCATAAGCATCTGTTCCTGTATCAATTTTTATTTCAATATTGTCAATATCAACAATTTTAATCCAAAAGTTATATACTATTAAATCGGAAAAAACAGATTTAGTACTGATATTGAGAATATTATAGGCAGGTCTTGAAATATATTCAATGTGTGCAATTTCTTGAGAATTATTCTTAAAAATACTAATTTCATTAAAATGCCTATTAAATGATAAGAGCAAAATATTTTTAAGATCTAACTTTCCTGAACGTTGATGAGAATCATTATCATACCAAACACCATATAAAAATTTATAAACTTCATCTTTAGGTAAATTTTTTAAAGTTTGATATACATCATTATCTATACGTCTAACCTTTTCACTAGTAGACAAAGGATAATATTTACCCTGCGCTTGAGAATATACATACTTTTCTATCTTACTTACTATCATATCCTCCCCCTGCTTTTCATATCTCTCTAAAGAAATTGAATAACTTTCCCTCGATTTCTTATCATCATAAGCAGAAGACCTAGAATACTTATTTATAATAATGTTTCCATTAACCTTATCAAAAAATATAGGTCTATATGACGAAACATCATTAGCAACTGCCCTTTTAAAAACATATAAAACAGCATATTCATCTAAAAAACCCTGAACAACTATATCAAAATCATAATCACCAGTAATATCTTCAAGATACATATTATAAGAATTTTTAGAATCAATATTTACTTGTGTCTTAAATAGAACAACTGCCTCATGACTTTTAGGATCAAAACCAATAATAAATAAATGTGTCTTCAAATCTGCAAAATTTTGAGCTAAAACCACTTGCTCAAAATAAACATCTAAATTCAAATTTTCCTGATGAACTGACAAAATTTTATAACCCTTCAGATCAATTAAAGACCCAAACACATTCTCTCCAGAATCTTCACTCACATTTGCATCAGAATAATTTAATTTGCTATTACTCATCTTTTTATTAAAATCTTTATTAAAAATAATAAAATCCTTATTTCCTTTAACACAAGAAAATAAAACGAAAAAAAGAAATATAAAATATTGTTTAAAAAACATATCACATGATTTTTACATATCTACTCTTATACTCAATAAAATATAAAAGCTTAAACTACACTCTAATTACCGGCATTTAAACTAAAATCCTTTAAAGAAAAAAATGCCTCATTAAAATTTTCTTTAAAATTATTTTTCTTTAAGACATTATCTAATAGCAACTTACTATTTGCTTTAGAAAAATTATCAATAATACGATCCTCTTGAACTAAAGCATCAGACTCATAAGAATCATTAGAAGATGAACGTAAATAAAATGAATAAACTTTATGATCTGCTAAAAAGGGTTTAGACCATTGACCTTCTTTCAAATCAAAAATTAAGTCATAAAAACCTTGACTATTACTAAAAATTGAAAGCTCTTTTAAAGTACTAGAATAAATGTTCATATTATATGCAAGATTAACTACATCTTCTTTTACTTTCAAATTATATTTTTGCAAAGATCGTTCCTCTCCAACATCAGAATTAATTTCAGATAAAATAGCATTAAGTTTATTTTCAAGGTAAGTCTCAATAACATTGGGTTCATAAGTTTCTATATAATTTTTAACAGCACTAATATCATTATTTGAATTTTGATCAAAATTATAAATATCACTTAACGCTTTATATATTTTATATTCACCTGAACTCTTAGATTTAATAGGATTAGTAAATTCATTTACCTTCAAAGAAAAAATTGAACTTAGATCTTCTTTTTCCTTAAGCATAAGATCTAAATCAAAATAATACTGCCTAGAAGAAGCAATACCTTTAAAATTAGCAACGTCTTCAGAATAAAACTTAGCAACCTCTTCAAAAGGCATACCCTTAAATAATTTGTCATAAGCATCATTAGCATCACTTAAATTTTTAAAACTAATAGAAACAAGATCTAAACTTTTAAACAACTTTTGATTATCTTCAGCATAAGATATTACTTTATCTTTTGGAAAATCTTCATAAGAGAGTGTAATATAAGCAATATTTTTTCTAATCTTACTCATATTCTTAACAGCACTTAAAAGAAAATCTGAAAATACAAAACTACTATTCAAAAAAATCTGAATATTTGAAGAAAGCAAATTTTCCACAGCGTCACTATAAATTTTAAACTTTTGATAATCAGAAACTTTATTATACCTTTTAGGACTAAAATTACCATTAGAATCTAAATAAACAGGAGAGTTCATTACATTTTGACTCAAAACACTTTTTGAAATATAAAAGTTACTACTCTTTGCCAAATCAAGAAAAGCAATATCCTCAACATACTTCATAAAAGCTAAGCGCCAAATAAAATAGTCTATATCATAATTATTATCTCTTTTTAGTTTAGAATAAAAATTTGAATAAAAATTAACATATTGTGCAAATTTATTATCTTTAGCATAATAAATCGGCTGTCCCTTATAAAAGCCAAACTTTAAATTAGACGAATCAGTAGTATCAAATAATCCTGGCATTAAAGGTGCAATAATAAACCCAAATACAATCAATATAAGTGCAAAAATGCCCCACATCCCAACTCTTTTATCATTCTCACCACCAGATATAACGCTTTTTGTTTGACTTATTCTCTTACGCATAATAAAAACCCTTCAACTGAAATAAAATAGCATTTTAGATATTAAAATAGCATAATTCACATATTATTTCAATTCAAACATTTATATTAAAAAAATATTTGATATCATAAATTTCAATATTATAATTAATATTTAACTAATATTTAAAAAATTAAGAGATACTAATATAACGGATGTGACATATAATAATGAATATTAATAATGAATTTAATATCAAAATAAACAAAGAAGAATTTCAAAGACTCACCAAAATAATTTATAACAATTTTGGTATTAATCTTAGCGAGAAAAAAAAATTATTAATAGAGAGTCGCTTATCATCAACAATTAAAGCAAAAAACTTAAACAATTTTACAGAATATATTAATTACTTAGAAAATCAAAAAAATCAAATATCTCTAATAGAATTAGTAGATAAAATATCAACAAATCACACCTATTTTTTTAGAGAACCTAATCACTTTGAATTCCTTGCAAACAATCTTCTACCCAAAATGATCAAAAGAATAACACAAACACAAGAAAAAGAAATTAGAATATGGTCAGCTGGATGCTCAAGTGGAGAAGAAGCATACACAATAGCAATGATATTAAATGAATATATCAATAACAATAAAATCCAATGCAACGCAAAAATTTTAGCAACAGATATTTCAATTACTGTATTAAAAGAAGCTAAAGAAGGAATTTATCCAGAAGACCGAGTAAAAACTCTACCAAAACATTTAAAAAATAAATATTTAAATAAACTACAAAATGACAAATTTGAAGTTAAAGACGAACTTAAAGAAATGACCGTATTTAAAAAATTAAATTTAATGAACGATGTTTTCCCATTTAATAAAAAATTTGATTTAATTTTTTGTCGAAACGTAATGATTTATTTTGATGAGAAAACAAGAAACAAACTTGCTGACAAATTCAATCAATACTTAAAAGATGATTCTTACTTATTAATTGGACATTCAGAAACAATTAGAGGTAATAAAAACTTAGAATATGTAATGCCAGCAACATATAAAAAAATCAATTCAATGAAAAAACAATCATAATGATTAAATAAATAAAAGAATAAACTGGCACATTATTTATTTAAGTAAGATTTACTTTCTCTCCTACTTTAACAAAATAAAGTAGCTCTCCTATTGTTGCAACATGATCTCCAACTCTTTCTAAAAAACTATTTAAAAATAATATATTTAAAAGATAATCTAAATTTTCTGGATTATTTTTCATTGCATCAATTACAAGAGTTTTTTGTTTTGAAAACAATTTATCTATAATATTATCATACTTTACTATCTTAAGTATTTTAATAAAATCTCCATCAAAATAAGCATCAAAAATATTTGCAAGCATATCTTTTGCGGTATCTGCCATTTCTCTTAAAGGTTTTTGATAAATATCAACAGAAGAAAAATCTCCTACATTAGATTCCAAAAGAAGTACTACTTTTACAATTTTAGTAGAATGATCTGCAATACGTTCAAGAGAGCTAATAATTTTAATAATTGCCAAAATTTCTCTAAGCTCAGTAGCAACAGGATGTTCAGTAGCAATTATGCGTCCACATAAATCTTCAATATCATATTGATAATCATCTATCATTTTTTCATCCTCATTAATAATTTTTTTAGCCAAATTTTTATCTCTAGACTCTAAAGCTATTAATGAATTTTCTATCATTTTAAGAACACACTCTTTCATCTCCCAAAGATAGTCTTTAATAATCTCAAGTTGCTTAGTAAGTTTACGCCTAATCATATTCAATTTCTCCTAAAAAAACCGTTTTAAAAACAAAAACCTTAATTTAGATAATTCATAATAACTACTAAAAGGATAACTATCAATAACTCTTTTGTAGTAACTAAGAGACTTTACAAAATCTTTATATTTGCTCTCGGTTTCATAAAATTTACCTAATAAATAATTATATCTATCTTCAAACTTTGAACTTACATATTTTGGATAATACAATGAACTCAAGCTAGAGTAAAATTCATGCTCACCATTTGTTAATAAAAACTCAAGAATATCAAGATAAGTATCCTCATCAAAATCAATATTATTTTCTACTAAAAATCTAACATCCCTTAATACATTTTCAACTTTATTTAATTTAATACCAAGACTAATTAAATTCACAAAGATCTGATTAAAAAAATCATCCCTTAAACTCAAATAATTTAAATAAGAGTTCAAATAATCACCATTCTTATAATAAAGTTCTGCCTTTAATAAAATATACTCATCACTATTAAAATCATATTTATTAAGCAATTCAATTGCTCCCTTGTAATCATTAATATGATATAAATTTAAAGCTCTTCTCATAATATCTTTCAAATCTACATTATGTCCACTCTGATTATTTAATCCAAAATCCTCACCATTTTTAATATCTTTATCTAAATTTAAATTGCCTTCAGGATCCATTTGATCCAAATTTAAAGATTTTTCTTGGTTAACAATCCTCAAAATTACATTTTTAGTAAATTCCCTAGAATCCTTTACATTTTGATACTTAAATGTCAACATAACAATTCCAACATTTTTTGAAGTTTGAAAAGAAAACATAGCACCATTTTGATAAGATTCTGATAAAAATTTAATAAAAGGATTATTTTTATTATTTTTAATATAAATCCAAGCTTCATCTTTAAAACAAAGATTAAACTTTGAATTAATATTTACCAAAAATTCTTGCCTTTCACTATTAAAATCAAGTTCATAAATATTCTGTTTATTCTTTTCAAAAGCAAAAGAGGATACTATATTAATAATAAAGAATAAAAAATTACAATAAATAAAATTCCCTTTATTCACTTATAATTTTCCAAAATTTTATCAACTAATAATTCATTTTCCTTTTCTAAATCAATATTAAATAAATTATCTGACTTAACCCAAAGATCTTTCAAAATGTCTTCATTAATTGTTCGATAATGCATTACACTATCACCCAATTTACCATCAGGAAGACTAGGTTTAGGAAAGAAAAAATCATCCATATTAAAACTAGAATTCAAATCAAAATAAAAATCTTCTATATTAAGCAGTTTCAACTTAAGATTTACATTCTCTTCAGTATTATTTTTACTCTCGTCAATAATTTTAGATGAATACAAATAAGTCAAAAAAGAAACAATAATTAATAAAAATATTAATATTAAAAAATATTGTTGAAAATGAAACTTTTTCTCTCTCATAATAATTTTCCTAATATACTAAATAAATTATATATTAAATATTACACTTTCTCCATTATCACTAGTAACACCAATTAAATTCTTACTTCCCTTAGCAACATACATATTATGAGTTATTATCAATAATTGAACTTTTTGACCAAGTTCATTTAAAAGTGTTGAAAGTTTATTACTATTTTCAAAATCAAGAGAAGCATCAATTTCATCAAGTACACAAAATGAAGCAGGAGAATAATAATACAAAGCAAACAAAAATGCTATACTAATTAAAGAATGCTCTCCTCCAGAAAGCATTTTATTGCCTTTGACTAATTTATCCTTAAAATTTATTTTAATTTCTATTTCATCTAAATCCTTATCATAAAATAAACTTCCACTACCCTTAAATATTCGACTAAAAAAATAAATAAAATGATCACTAATTTTATCGAAAGCATCATTAAATTTTTTATTAATTTCCCTCTTAATTCTTTTTCTAAGCTTATCTAAAGATTCTTTAGTAGCATTTAAATCGTTTATTTGTAAATTTATTTTTTCAACCTTATCCTTTATTTCATTATATTCCCTCTCAACATTAAAAAAAATATAATTATCATGCTCAATCATACTCATTTCTTTCCGTAAAGAAGCTATCTGTACTAAATCATCTTCAAGATCAAATTTTTCCATATCCTTATTAACAAAATTAAAATCTTTTATCTCATCCTTAATATCCAAATTAGAATGCAATAAAATATCATACTCTGCTTGCTTTTTCATGTATTCATAATAAGATGAATTTTTAAAAGCATCTAATACACTCAAAGTATTGACCTCTTTATTTCCAACTAATTCACTACCTTTTGCATCACTTAAAAACTTGTCTAAATTAACATTAATGTCACTTCGTTCCAAGTTTAATTCATCCAGTTTTAAATTTAAATTATTAAGGCGTTCCTTAAGTTCATCCCTAGTTTCAAATAAAAATTTTAAATTACTATCAATTAATTTAATTTCATCTTCATTTTTAAGCCTAGAAAGCTCTGTATATTCAATCTCACCCAATATCTCATTTAATTTTAATGTCTTCTCAGACACTAAACTCTCAATAGTAGTGATTTCCTTTGCAAGACTAGTCTTAGAATTATTTCTCGTAAGCAAAAATTTTCTTAAATCAACATTTTGTTCAAAAATAGGTTCAATTTTCTCTCTTAATAAATTTAAAAGTTTATCTTCCTTGACTATATAT from Borrelia duttonii Ly encodes the following:
- a CDS encoding lysophospholipid acyltransferase family protein; this encodes MKILRSIITYISFFFFVLFFTVLFFVFLVFKIFRFENAFIKFIFVLIRFAIKTCLWLSGIKVVITKDDDCCLNKDGGVVIIANHIASMDPIFLIYVFIRPFVIVAKRSLLSIPLVNFILLSMGAIFVNRSSIRSSAVTQQKATKIIKEGGAIGIFPEGTRNRGGKTKDFKRGSVNLALRTNSPIVPVTLLNTHKVFIKNLILNSGLSVYVHIHSLIDVSNLTDDEKEQLHVIVRDKIVKKLEKMKIQYNC
- a CDS encoding pallilysin-related adhesin, with protein sequence MFFKQYFIFLFFVLFSCVKGNKDFIIFNKDFNKKMSNSKLNYSDANVSEDSGENVFGSLIDLKGYKILSVHQENLNLDVYFEQVVLAQNFADLKTHLFIIGFDPKSHEAVVLFKTQVNIDSKNSYNMYLEDITGDYDFDIVVQGFLDEYAVLYVFKRAVANDVSSYRPIFFDKVNGNIIINKYSRSSAYDDKKSRESYSISLERYEKQGEDMIVSKIEKYVYSQAQGKYYPLSTSEKVRRIDNDVYQTLKNLPKDEVYKFLYGVWYDNDSHQRSGKLDLKNILLLSFNRHFNEISIFKNNSQEIAHIEYISRPAYNILNISTKSVFSDLIVYNFWIKIVDIDNIEIKIDTGTDAYDKYGFSGIFKRFNNSVLENDDQKFLFIPNGNYVYKDVIYDFSYPSLTYIVKDNIYYGIFNVFNLNNNLVLEYEISMDENKVSESFIVEYSERIVNNQKFSTIILHPIKILKDEVSLLKRQKLKLERIEKLG
- a CDS encoding peptidylprolyl isomerase, with protein sequence MRKRISQTKSVISGGENDKRVGMWGIFALILIVFGFIIAPLMPGLFDTTDSSNLKFGFYKGQPIYYAKDNKFAQYVNFYSNFYSKLKRDNNYDIDYFIWRLAFMKYVEDIAFLDLAKSSNFYISKSVLSQNVMNSPVYLDSNGNFSPKRYNKVSDYQKFKIYSDAVENLLSSNIQIFLNSSFVFSDFLLSAVKNMSKIRKNIAYITLSYEDFPKDKVISYAEDNQKLFKSLDLVSISFKNLSDANDAYDKLFKGMPFEEVAKFYSEDVANFKGIASSRQYYFDLDLMLKEKEDLSSIFSLKVNEFTNPIKSKSSGEYKIYKALSDIYNFDQNSNNDISAVKNYIETYEPNVIETYLENKLNAILSEINSDVGEERSLQKYNLKVKEDVVNLAYNMNIYSSTLKELSIFSNSQGFYDLIFDLKEGQWSKPFLADHKVYSFYLRSSSNDSYESDALVQEDRIIDNFSKANSKLLLDNVLKKNNFKENFNEAFFSLKDFSLNAGN
- a CDS encoding CheR family methyltransferase, whose translation is MNINNEFNIKINKEEFQRLTKIIYNNFGINLSEKKKLLIESRLSSTIKAKNLNNFTEYINYLENQKNQISLIELVDKISTNHTYFFREPNHFEFLANNLLPKMIKRITQTQEKEIRIWSAGCSSGEEAYTIAMILNEYINNNKIQCNAKILATDISITVLKEAKEGIYPEDRVKTLPKHLKNKYLNKLQNDKFEVKDELKEMTVFKKLNLMNDVFPFNKKFDLIFCRNVMIYFDEKTRNKLADKFNQYLKDDSYLLIGHSETIRGNKNLEYVMPATYKKINSMKKQS
- the phoU gene encoding phosphate signaling complex protein PhoU is translated as MIRRKLTKQLEIIKDYLWEMKECVLKMIENSLIALESRDKNLAKKIINEDEKMIDDYQYDIEDLCGRIIATEHPVATELREILAIIKIISSLERIADHSTKIVKVVLLLESNVGDFSSVDIYQKPLREMADTAKDMLANIFDAYFDGDFIKILKIVKYDNIIDKLFSKQKTLVIDAMKNNPENLDYLLNILFLNSFLERVGDHVATIGELLYFVKVGEKVNLT